The following proteins are co-located in the Paenibacillus sp. JNUCC32 genome:
- a CDS encoding ArsR/SmtB family transcription factor, whose amino-acid sequence MGENQEAMGQAVKVYKALGEPTRLKIALLLAKESNLCFTAVGERLESVAGSTLSHHLKQLTDSGLIDSRKNGSFIHYNVNREVAGKFAPFLLA is encoded by the coding sequence GTGGGAGAAAATCAAGAAGCTATGGGGCAAGCGGTTAAAGTGTATAAAGCTTTGGGGGAACCAACCCGGCTGAAGATCGCTTTACTGCTCGCGAAAGAGAGCAATTTATGCTTCACCGCGGTCGGTGAAAGGCTTGAATCGGTTGCAGGCTCGACGCTATCGCATCATTTAAAGCAATTGACGGACTCTGGCTTGATTGATTCTCGCAAGAATGGATCGTTTATTCACTATAACGTCAATCGAGAAGTAGCGGGAAAATTTGCGCCCTTTTTGTTGGCGTAA
- a CDS encoding LLM class flavin-dependent oxidoreductase translates to MSGQTNTMEIGMSTFLHANPGNGGVSHAERLRQAIEEIQLADQVGLDVYAIGEHHRIEYTSSSPAVILAAAAATTKRIRLSSAVTVLSSDDPVRVYQDFATLDGLSNGRAEIMAGRGSFIESFPLFGYDLKHYEELYEEKLELLLKIRESEKVTWRGGHRPAIDNMGVYPRAQQEPLPVWIGTGGSPESAVRAGLLGLPVVFSILGGAPERFAPLVELYKEAAVKAGHDPNKLQIATHSHGFISDTTQEAAKRYYPVMAAQMNQLGRERGWPPYTQDSYDAARSLQGALYVGDPEYVAEKIVLLHKNLGLTRFMMYNDFSSLPHRDLLRTIELLGTKVAPIVRKELARQTSGHNALSRGRTLGTRRLD, encoded by the coding sequence ATGAGCGGTCAAACGAATACGATGGAGATTGGAATGAGCACCTTCCTCCATGCTAATCCCGGAAATGGCGGTGTCTCGCATGCCGAGAGGCTGCGCCAAGCGATCGAAGAAATCCAATTGGCAGATCAGGTCGGCCTTGATGTTTATGCCATCGGCGAGCATCATCGCATCGAATACACTAGCTCGTCGCCAGCCGTCATTCTGGCAGCAGCTGCCGCTACAACGAAGCGGATCCGGCTCTCGAGCGCAGTGACGGTGCTATCTTCGGATGATCCGGTGCGGGTGTACCAGGACTTTGCAACGCTGGACGGGCTATCGAACGGGCGAGCAGAAATCATGGCCGGACGGGGTTCGTTCATCGAATCGTTCCCGCTATTCGGCTATGACCTGAAACATTACGAGGAATTGTATGAAGAGAAACTGGAACTGCTGCTGAAGATTCGTGAATCCGAAAAGGTGACCTGGCGCGGCGGTCATCGCCCCGCGATTGACAACATGGGCGTCTACCCGCGTGCACAGCAGGAACCTTTACCTGTCTGGATCGGTACGGGGGGGAGCCCGGAATCGGCTGTTCGCGCTGGTTTGCTGGGACTTCCGGTTGTCTTCTCTATCCTGGGCGGTGCGCCGGAGAGATTCGCACCCTTGGTGGAGCTTTATAAAGAAGCCGCCGTGAAAGCCGGTCACGATCCGAATAAGCTGCAAATTGCTACGCATTCGCATGGCTTTATTTCGGATACGACACAAGAGGCAGCTAAGCGGTATTACCCTGTCATGGCCGCCCAAATGAACCAGCTTGGACGGGAACGAGGCTGGCCTCCTTATACACAAGACTCGTACGATGCAGCCCGCAGCCTTCAAGGCGCTCTTTATGTTGGAGATCCCGAATATGTCGCAGAGAAGATCGTGCTGCTGCATAAGAACCTAGGCTTGACTCGATTCATGATGTATAACGATTTCAGTTCATTGCCGCATCGCGACTTGCTGCGGACGATTGAGCTTCTCGGCACCAAAGTAGCGCCGATTGTCCGTAAGGAGCTGGCACGTCAGACATCCGGCCACAATGCTTTAAGTAGAGGCCGAACACTTGGAACGAGGAGGCTTGATTGA